A single window of Rhizophagus irregularis chromosome 32, complete sequence DNA harbors:
- a CDS encoding mitochondrial 37S ribosomal protein uS4m, producing the protein MRKPKDSFSRGLIRMSWSKKNLFIIHQRGDRLPRSQNRTLFQQKWQAKKDTRAYHGAQLNEQQFRRLFEPKLPTSNIKEQKEEQHPPVSVLTYASLERRLDFIVFRSCFASSIWAARQIIIHGKVSVNGKKVSVPSKLAKDGDIISIDPRAVPYLTEPMTPKGLTFKPIPYMQPFLFIPEYLEVNFNTCSIVFLRNPISRPGRSEIPSPFPPEIHSLAHEYYAERIKKKKSKRTRHLIPVEENFRID; encoded by the exons atgcgTAAACCAAAGGATAGTTTTTCACGAGGTCTAATTCGAATGTcatggtcaaaaaaaaatttatttattattcatcaacGCGGTGATCGACTACCTAGGTCACAAAATCGTACTTTATTTCAACAAAAATGGCAAGCAAAAAAAGATACAAGAGCTTATCATGGAGCTCAATTAAATGAACAACAATTTCGTAGACTGTTTGAACCAAAATTGCCTACAAGCAATATTAAAGAACAGAAAGAAGAACAACATCCTCCTGTTTCTGTTTTAACTTATGCTAGTTTAGAAAGAAGGTTggattttattgtatttagaAGTTGTTTCGCCAGTAGTATTTGGGCAGCCAGACAAATAATTATTCACGGAAAAGTTAGTGTTAATGGCAAAAAG gttTCTGTTCCGTCCAAATTGGCTAAAGATGGTGATATTATCAGTATTGATCCTCGTGCTGTACCTTATCTCACTGAGCCCATGACACCGAAAGGCCTTACATTTAAGCCAATACCATACATGCAACCTTTCTTATTTATACCAGAATACTtagaagttaattttaatacttgTTCTATAGTATTTTTGAGAAATCCAATTTCTAGACCTGGAAGAAGTGAAATCCCTTCCCCTTTCCCACCAGAAATTCATTCTTTAGCTCATGAATATTATGCCGaaaggataaagaaaaagaagagtaAAAGGACGCGTCATTTAATTCCcgttgaagaaaattttaggATTGATTGA
- a CDS encoding 60S ribosomal protein eL43: MAKRTKKVGVVGKYGTRYGASLRKQIKKMEITQHGKYTCGFCGKDTVKRKAVGIWQCRACKKVLAGGAWTVSTTTAATVRSTVRRLREIMES, encoded by the exons ATG GCCAAACGAACAAAGAAG GTTGGAGTTGTCGGTAAATATGGTACCCGTTATGGTGCCTCATTAAGGAAACAGATCAAAAAGATGGAAATTACTCAACATGGAAAATATACCTGCGGTTTTTGTGGAAAg GATACCGTCAAAAGAAAAGCTGTAGGTATCTGGCAATGTCGTGCATGCAAAAAAGTATTAGCGGGTGGTGCATGGACCGTTTC TACCACTACAGCTGCTACAGTACGTTCAACTGTTCGTCGTCTTCGCGAAATAATGGAatcttaa
- a CDS encoding mitochondrial 54S ribosomal protein mL44 → MFSLFSLVKNYSIINRNILLRHNCFVTIRSFSNTNTFYIEEKNKITHKDQKDVISPALYAFAARMHLNFSDPKILLQAVTHKSFSDTNLSPNKRFKELGKCAIELYITEYFHMKFPLLHTNYLEKIVNIYNGIGTLSTFGSEIGLKYVMRWSESTDLYISSAIEDQSGSTDENNVLYESRKISNKIGYVMAQAVQAIVGALYLDKGPNSARKFVQDYLLSRDLDIQQVYDVKTPKKDLSALMRRLGREPPISRLLFEAGRLTKEPIFVIGVYSDTEKLAEGFGSNLKMAEFRAAKNALVNYYFKEIKDFTLPSAIDTHQKQMSYIPTKVCDTPAS, encoded by the exons ATGTTTTCGTTGTTTTCGTTGGTTAAAAATTACTCAATTATCAATAGGAATATTTTATTGCGTCACAATTGTTTTGTTACAATTCGTTCCTTTTCAAACACTAATACATTTTATATcgaagaaaaaaacaaaataacacATAAGGACCAAAAGGATGTAATATCACCAGCATTATACGCGTTTGCAGCGCGTATGCATCTTAATTTTTCTGACCCCAAAATATTACTGCAAGCCGTTACGCATAAAAGCTTCTCAGATACTAATTTATCACCAAACAAACGCTTTAAAGAACTAG GGAAGTGCGCGATAGAACTTTATATTACAGAATATTTTCATATGAAGTTTCCACTATTGCACACAAACTACTTGGAAAAAATagtgaatatttataatggGATCGGTACTCTATCAACATTTGGTAGTGAAATTGGATTAAAGTATGTTATGAGGTGGTCTGAG TCGAcagatttatatatttcatctGCTATTGAGGATCAATCAGGATCTacagatgaaaataatgttcTATACGAATCACGCAAAATTTCCAATAAGATTGGATATGTTATGGCTCAGGCTGTACAGGCAATTGTTGGAGCATTATATTTGGACAAA GGGCCAAATTCTGCACGAAAGTTTGTCCAAGATTATTTGCTATCAAGAGATTTGGATATTCAACAAGTATATGATGTCAAAACaccaaaaaaagatttatccGCGTTAATGCGACGTCTAGGACGAGAGCCACCTATTTCTAG ATTGTTATTTGAAGCTGGCCGTTTAACGAAGGAACCCATTTTTGTCATCGGTGTATATTCGGATACCGAAAAGCTAGCTGAAGGGTTTGGTAGTAACTTGAAGATGGCGGAATTCAGG gcTGCAAAGAATGctttagtaaattattattttaaagaaattaaagattttacaCTACCATCCGCTATTGATACGCATCAAAAACAAATGAGTTATATACCAACAAAAGTTTGCGATACACCagcaagttaa